A region of Arabidopsis thaliana chromosome 5, partial sequence DNA encodes the following proteins:
- a CDS encoding Plant self-incompatibility protein S1 family (Plant self-incompatibility protein S1 family; FUNCTIONS IN: molecular_function unknown; INVOLVED IN: biological_process unknown; LOCATED IN: endomembrane system; CONTAINS InterPro DOMAIN/s: Plant self-incompatibility S1 (InterPro:IPR010264); BEST Arabidopsis thaliana protein match is: Plant self-incompatibility protein S1 family (TAIR:AT4G10895.1); Has 30201 Blast hits to 17322 proteins in 780 species: Archae - 12; Bacteria - 1396; Metazoa - 17338; Fungi - 3422; Plants - 5037; Viruses - 0; Other Eukaryotes - 2996 (source: NCBI BLink).) has protein sequence MEKILICFLFIFFISIQQIDSLLIFRHFNIQISNQLGGNKQLMINCRSGKQQATKVDFLPFNTVWTLKFTVFPKTLIWCNVWMGPNYVHHAKFNAFIGKESFIHDICGGRKPNICFWQAQEDGIYVRNNATGTFKLMYKWDSTNIKKL, from the exons atggagaaaatTCTTATATGTTtcctctttatattttttatctCTATCCAGCAAATAGACTCTTTACTTATATTTAGGCATTTCAACATCCAAATTTCGAATCAACTTGGAGGTAACAAACAGCTTATGATCAATTGTAGATCCGGCAAACAACAAGCAACCAAAGTTGATTTTCTTCCCTTTAATACCGTATGGACACTCAAGTTCACAGTTTTCCCAAAAACTTTGATATGGTGCAACGTATGGATG gGACCTAACTATGTGCATCATGCGAAGTTTAACGCATTTATTGGGAAAGAAAGTTTTATACATGATATATGTGGAGGGAGAAAACCTAACATATGTTTCTGGCAAGCGCAAGAAGATGGAATTTATGTACGAAATAATGCAACTGGAACCTTTAAGT